A genomic window from Paenibacillus sp. FSL K6-0276 includes:
- the cysI gene encoding assimilatory sulfite reductase (NADPH) hemoprotein subunit, protein MANNEKVKPIGGPPSDVEHIKSESNYLRGALVETLSNPITGGLPEDDNRLLKFHGSYMQDDRDLRNERERQKLEPAFQFMLRVVAPGGVATPEQWLVMDDLAQKYGNGTLRLTTRQAFQMHGVLKWNLKKTIRSINDTLMTTLAACGDVNRNVMSNPNPYQSEVHAEVYEWARKVSDHLSPRTPAYHEIWLDGEKVVDSLGDRAEVEPIYGPVYLPRKFKIGLAVPPSNDVDVFSQDLGFIAILENDKLVGFNVSVGGGMGMTHGDTSTYPQLGRIIGFCRPDQLIVVAEKTVTIQRDYGNRSVRKNARFKYTIDRHGLEWFVDELHERLGWRLESAREYHFDHNGDRYGWVKGTNGKWNLTLYIQSGRIHDQEGYTLMTGLREIAKIHTGDFRLTPNQNLTIANVTSAKKRKVAELAKQHGLTDGAHLSALRRSSMSCVALPTCGLAMAEAERYLPSLIDKLELVLDEAGLRDEEIVIRMTGCPNGCARPALGEISFIGKGPGRYNMYLGAGFTGDRLNKMYKENIDEKEILETLEPILHRYSKERLHSEHFGDFVIRAGYVKAVSSGLNFHD, encoded by the coding sequence ATGGCAAACAATGAGAAGGTCAAGCCGATCGGCGGGCCTCCAAGTGATGTTGAGCATATTAAGTCGGAGAGTAACTATCTACGGGGCGCGTTAGTTGAGACACTAAGCAATCCGATTACGGGCGGTCTGCCTGAAGATGATAATCGACTGCTTAAATTTCACGGAAGCTATATGCAGGATGACAGAGATTTGCGCAACGAACGGGAACGTCAGAAGCTGGAGCCTGCATTCCAGTTCATGCTTCGCGTAGTCGCCCCTGGTGGTGTCGCTACACCCGAGCAATGGCTGGTGATGGATGATCTGGCACAGAAATATGGTAACGGAACCTTACGTCTGACTACCAGACAGGCGTTCCAAATGCACGGAGTCCTCAAATGGAACCTAAAGAAGACCATCCGAAGCATCAATGATACGCTAATGACAACCCTTGCAGCATGTGGGGATGTTAACCGTAACGTAATGAGCAATCCGAATCCCTATCAATCAGAGGTTCATGCAGAAGTGTACGAATGGGCGCGTAAAGTCAGCGATCATCTATCACCACGTACTCCCGCTTACCATGAAATTTGGCTAGACGGTGAAAAGGTAGTGGATAGTTTAGGAGATCGGGCAGAAGTTGAGCCGATCTATGGTCCGGTCTATTTACCACGTAAATTCAAGATTGGTCTTGCGGTGCCCCCTTCTAATGACGTAGATGTGTTCTCGCAGGATCTGGGCTTTATCGCTATTCTTGAGAATGATAAGCTGGTAGGGTTCAACGTTTCGGTAGGCGGCGGTATGGGTATGACTCATGGCGATACTAGCACTTATCCTCAGCTTGGTCGTATCATTGGTTTTTGCCGTCCTGATCAATTGATCGTTGTAGCGGAGAAGACGGTAACGATTCAGCGGGACTATGGTAATCGCTCTGTCCGCAAAAATGCACGGTTCAAGTATACGATTGACCGCCACGGTCTGGAATGGTTTGTCGATGAGCTGCATGAAAGACTCGGATGGCGGCTTGAGTCGGCACGTGAATACCATTTTGATCACAATGGAGACCGTTACGGCTGGGTGAAGGGTACCAATGGGAAATGGAATTTGACGCTTTATATCCAAAGTGGACGGATTCATGATCAAGAAGGGTACACGTTAATGACCGGTTTGCGGGAAATTGCCAAGATTCATACTGGAGATTTCCGGCTTACACCGAATCAGAATTTAACGATTGCCAATGTAACCTCTGCAAAAAAACGAAAAGTGGCTGAGCTGGCTAAACAGCATGGACTTACGGACGGAGCACATCTTTCTGCACTACGCCGCAGTTCTATGTCCTGTGTAGCACTCCCTACCTGCGGACTTGCGATGGCTGAAGCAGAACGTTATTTGCCTTCGTTGATTGATAAGCTAGAGCTTGTCCTTGATGAAGCTGGCCTACGTGATGAGGAAATTGTGATCCGGATGACCGGCTGTCCCAATGGATGTGCAAGACCGGCACTGGGCGAAATCTCGTTTATTGGTAAAGGTCCAGGCAGATATAATATGTACTTGGGAGCAGGTTTTACGGGAGATCGCTTGAACAAAATGTATAAAGAAAACATAGATGAAAAAGAAATTCTGGAGACGCTGGAGCCAATCCTTCATCGTTATTCGAAAGAACGTCTGCATAGCGAGCATTTTGGCGATTTCGTGATCCGTGCAGGTTATGTCAAAGCGGTTTCTTCAGGTCTTAATTTCCATGACTAA
- a CDS encoding assimilatory sulfite reductase (NADPH) flavoprotein subunit, with protein MSQLQVTNSPFNENQVELLNRLLPSLTETQQIWLSGYLSAIGRAAAAAPAGSELQVQSNTIGNAEVGGVLTSQQAASREVTLLFGSQTGNCQRLAGSLSRKLEEQGFQVTISAMNSFKPTALKKVENLLLLVSTHGEGEPPDNARIFHEFLYSKRAPQLENLRFSVLALGDTSYEFFCQTGKDFDQRLEELGGKRLSPRVDCDLDYDDSVAEWFEGVIGALNANLNAPAIAAKAVQAAEDAESQEPLYTRNNPFKAEVLENLNLNGRGSDRETRHLELSLEGSNIQFEPGDALGVYPENHPELVDAIIHTMDWNPNDTVPFNKKGDEGTLREALLHHYEITVLTKPLLEQAAKLSASNKLSELLAPDRASELKEYIQGRDLLDLIQDFSPWEGSASSFVTILRKLPARLYSIASSYKANPDEVHLTVRAVRYEAHGRERYGVCSVHCAERVEPGDTLPIYIQHNPNFKLPANPDAPIIMIGPGTGVAPFRSFLEERGELGAEGKSWLFYGDRHFVTDFLYQTDWQRMLKDGFLSKLDVAFSRDTEEKVYVQHRILQKSREVYEWLQEGAHIYVCGDEKYMAHDVHSALLTVIQNEGGLSPEAAVAYLEDMQQTQRYQRDVY; from the coding sequence TTGTCGCAACTACAGGTAACGAACAGTCCTTTTAACGAGAATCAAGTCGAGCTTCTCAATCGTCTTCTACCATCCTTAACGGAGACACAGCAAATATGGCTCAGCGGATATTTGTCCGCAATTGGCCGTGCTGCGGCGGCAGCGCCGGCAGGTTCCGAACTTCAAGTGCAATCGAATACGATTGGAAACGCGGAGGTTGGCGGCGTTTTAACGAGTCAACAAGCAGCATCACGCGAAGTAACCCTATTATTTGGTTCGCAAACTGGGAATTGCCAGCGACTGGCGGGGAGCTTGTCCCGCAAGTTGGAAGAGCAAGGATTTCAAGTCACAATCTCCGCGATGAATAGCTTCAAACCTACTGCGCTAAAAAAGGTAGAGAATCTGCTATTACTGGTAAGTACTCACGGAGAAGGTGAACCGCCTGATAATGCACGTATATTCCATGAATTTCTTTATAGTAAAAGAGCTCCTCAATTAGAGAACCTACGGTTTTCTGTTCTGGCTCTGGGAGATACCTCTTATGAATTTTTCTGTCAGACGGGTAAAGACTTCGATCAGAGGTTAGAGGAACTTGGCGGAAAGCGGCTAAGTCCACGTGTAGATTGTGATCTCGATTATGACGATTCCGTTGCCGAATGGTTTGAGGGTGTAATTGGTGCATTAAATGCAAATTTAAATGCTCCAGCTATTGCTGCAAAAGCGGTTCAAGCCGCAGAAGACGCAGAGTCGCAAGAGCCTTTATATACACGGAATAATCCTTTTAAAGCAGAGGTACTGGAGAATTTGAATTTGAACGGGCGCGGTTCGGACCGTGAGACTCGTCATCTGGAGTTATCGCTTGAAGGCTCTAATATACAGTTTGAACCAGGGGATGCACTGGGAGTTTATCCAGAGAATCATCCTGAATTGGTGGACGCCATTATTCATACTATGGACTGGAATCCTAACGATACGGTCCCGTTTAATAAGAAAGGTGATGAAGGAACCTTACGTGAGGCACTTCTGCATCATTACGAAATCACTGTATTGACCAAACCTTTGCTGGAGCAAGCAGCAAAGCTGTCCGCTTCAAACAAGCTGAGTGAGTTATTAGCTCCAGACCGTGCTTCGGAGCTTAAAGAGTATATTCAAGGACGCGATCTGCTCGATTTAATCCAGGACTTCTCACCGTGGGAAGGCTCAGCCAGTAGTTTTGTGACTATTTTGCGGAAGCTTCCTGCACGTCTCTATTCAATCGCTAGCAGTTATAAGGCTAACCCGGATGAAGTTCATCTAACGGTCAGAGCTGTACGTTATGAGGCTCACGGCAGAGAACGCTACGGTGTCTGCTCAGTGCATTGCGCAGAAAGAGTAGAGCCAGGAGATACGTTGCCTATTTACATTCAGCATAATCCTAACTTTAAACTACCGGCTAACCCGGATGCGCCGATTATAATGATCGGACCAGGCACGGGCGTTGCTCCATTCCGCTCTTTCCTAGAGGAACGTGGAGAGCTGGGAGCGGAAGGGAAATCATGGCTGTTCTATGGAGATCGGCATTTTGTGACAGATTTCTTGTATCAGACTGATTGGCAGAGAATGCTGAAGGATGGCTTTCTAAGCAAGCTGGATGTTGCCTTCTCACGTGATACCGAAGAGAAAGTATACGTACAGCATCGCATCTTGCAAAAGAGTCGTGAGGTTTATGAATGGCTGCAAGAAGGTGCTCATATTTACGTTTGCGGTGACGAGAAGTATATGGCGCATGATGTTCATTCTGCTTTGCTTACTGTGATTCAGAATGAGGGTGGGTTGAGCCCTGAAGCGGCAGTGGCTTATCTGGAAGATATGCAACAGACGCAGCGTTACCAGCGCGATGTCTATTAA